A single window of Drosophila suzukii chromosome 3, CBGP_Dsuzu_IsoJpt1.0, whole genome shotgun sequence DNA harbors:
- the LOC136116990 gene encoding uncharacterized protein, with translation MGLGMGLGLGQMGHGTTGTLTPHGVAVTATSPTAHSAPLGNICNTLPHAPSSSSGGGLSSSSMVSNLPLNRNLVMLRNHLRKNTGGSNSITGNGGPGCSSGVGVQLLQDQDDRLEDQ, from the coding sequence ATGGGTTTGGGTATGGGTCTGGGTCTTGGCCAAATGGGGCATGGCACTACCGGGACCTTGACGCCGCATGGAGTGGCCGTCACCGCCACCTCGCCCACCGCCCACTCGGCGCCGCTGGGAAACATCTGCAACACGCTGCCGCATGCACCGAGCTCCTCAAGTGGCGGCGGCCTGTCATCCTCCTCCATGGTTAGCAATCTGCCACTGAACCGGAATCTGGTGATGCTGCGCAATCACCTGCGAAAGAATACGGGCGGCAGCAACAGCATTACGGGAAATGGCGGACCAGGATGCTCATCCGGTGTGGGAGTACAGCTGCTGCAGGATCAGGACGACCGACTGGAGGATCAATAA
- the LOC108015694 gene encoding carcinine transporter: protein MRDKKEQAYSRKASQVSGHFSQMDVDDSEFNDPFQTVMEKAGNHGRYQTLYNFLFVGGLACSGAMIYMNIILALNIPDHWCTVSGRENTNFTLEEWRDITLPKQADNRGRETFSNCEVYQMNFSEITDWSAWNTSQRTKTTEACQNGWTYDTTWYDSTIPTDHNWVCAKDLFVTNVFVVGRVTEVAGSFILGQMGDSYGRRFVYYISVVFCSLGRFGSIMCTSSYTWFLIMTGIVGLTVNSLFQSPQIIGMEISREEDRSRIAFFQSCGWSVGTTLMPLLYWWLRHWDSFMWLTSIPTAMALLLSKYVIESPRWLISKQRFREAIVQLQKIAKINGHRFDMTEKELAEIYSRDKQDVTYGMASLFAGWRLARNTIIMGFSWCVVAVSYFTLVLFSSRMAGNPFLNFLYQSIVEIPAYVVGRYMGDTYGRRFTNSVSFLIAFVTCLPIIVYATDERYESLMIYLATFIKFLNALTFFTANLQCLEIYPTCMRQTGVALGTILANAIGVLAPYLVYLGTTVDIRAPYYILGVLFLLGGIGALFLPETLHKKLPDTMEEARHFGQHDKFFSLPKPPPAAEKDDRLSSHPELARLRRSETAP from the exons ATGAGAGACAAGAAGGAACAGGCGTATAGCCGGAAGGCCTCCCAGGTCTCGGGACACTTCTCCCAGATGGACGTTGACGACTCGGAGTTCAACGATCCCTTCCAGACCGTCATGGAGAAAGCCGGCAACCATGGTCGCTATCAAACCCTATACAACTTCCTGTTCGTCGGGGGTTTGGCCTGCAGCGGTGCCATGATCTACATGAACATCATCCTGGCCCTCAACATACCCGATCACTGGTGCACTGTGTCGGGCAGGGAAAACACCAACTTTACGCTGGAGGAGTGGCGAGACATTACCCTGCCCAA ACAGGCCGACAACCGTGGCAGGGAGACGTTTAGCAACTGTGAGGTGTACCAGATGAACTTTTCAGAGATCACGGACTGGTCCGCTTGGAATACCAGCCAGCGGACAAAAACAACAGAGG CCTGCCAGAACGGGTGGACTTACGACACGACCTGGTACGACAGCACCATCCCCACGGACCACAACTGGGTGTGCGCCAAGGATTTGTTCGTGACAAATGTGTTCGTGGTGGGTCGTGTGACGGAGGTGGCCGGTTCATTTATATTGGGACAAATGGGCGACTC CTATGGTCGCCGGTTCGTGTACTACATCAGTGTGGTCTTCTGCTCCCTGGGCCGCTTTGGGTCCATCATGTGCACCAGCTCGTACACGTGGTTCCTCATCATGACCGGCATCGTGGGCCTCACCGTCAACAGCCTCTTCCAATCGCCCCAAATTATCGGCATGGAGATCTCACGGGA GGAGGACCGCAGTCGAATTGCCTTCTTTCAGAGCTGCGGCTGGTCCGTCGGCACCACCCTGATGCCTCTGCTCTATTGGTGGCTGCGCCACTGGGACTCCTTCATGTGGCTCACCTCGATACCCACAGCGATGGCCCTGCTCTTGTCCAA ATATGTAATCGAATCGCCCCGATGGTTGATTAGCAAACAGCGTTTCCGGGAGGCCATTGTCCAACTGCAGAAGATAGCCAAAATAAACGGCCATCGCTTCGACATGACCGAGAAGGAATTGGCCGAGATCTACAGTCGGGACAAGCAGGACGTCACCTACGGCATGGCATCGCTCTTTGCTGGCTGGCGGCTGGCCCGCAACACAATCATCATGGGCTTCAGTTG GTGCGTGGTGGCCGTCTCCTATTTCACGCTGGTGCTCTTCAGCTCCCGCATGGCGGGCAATCCCTTCCTCAACTTTCTGTACCAGAGCATTGTGGAGATCCCCGCCTACGTGGTGGGCCGCTACATGG GCGATACGTACGGGAGGCGCTTCACCAACTCGGTTTCGTTCCTCATCGCGTTCGTCACCTGTCTGCCCATCATTGTGTATgcgacggacgagcggtacgAGAGCCTGATGATCTACCTGGCCACGTTCATCAAGTTCCTCAACGCCCTCACCTTCTTCACGGCCAATCTGCAGTGCCTGGAGATCTATCCCACGTGCATGCGGCAGACGGGCGTGGCCCTGGGCACCATTTTGGCCAACGCCATCGGAGTGCTGGCCCCGTACCTGGTCTACCTGGGCACCACCGTGGACATCCGGGCGCCGTACTACATCTTGGGCGTCCTCTTCCTGCTGGGCGGCATCGGAGCCCTCTTCCTCCCGGAGACCCTGCACAAGAAGCTGCCGGACACCATGGAGGAGGCCAGGCACTTCGGACAACACGAT AAATTCTTCAGTCTGCCGAAACCGCCGCCGGCGGCGGAGAAGGACGACAGGCTGTCATCCCATCCGGAGTTGGCCAGGCTCAGACGCTCGGAGACGGCGCCCTGA